TAGGGCCCGACATGCGTTTCATCGCGCCCTGGAATCTCGGCCTCGCCGTGCTCGGAGGGATGGGCGTCGCCGCCTTCCTCGCCGGCATCCATCTGGACCTCTCCTGGCTGCGGCTCTCCAGCAAGGCCGTACCGGTGCTCTGCCTCGCCGTGTGGCTGTGGCCTCCGCGCGAGCGCTACGCCTGGTGGATCGCCGCCGGCCTCGTCCTCTCCCTGGTGGGCGACATGGTGCTGGAGGCCGACGAGCAACTGTTCCTGCCCGCCCTGGGGGCTTTCCTGCTGGCCCATGTGGCCTATGCCGCCGCGTACCTGACGCTCTCGCGTACACCGCGCTGGAGCCTGGGCGCGCTCTTCCTCCTCGCGGGCGCGGGCATCTGGCTGTTCCTCCGGCCCCACCTGGGAACCTTGGCCCCGCCCGTGGGCGTCTACGTCGCCGTCATCTGCACGATGATGTGGCGCGCGGCGGCCCTGATGGGCGCGGAAGGGCTCGCCCGGCGTGAACAGTGGGCCGCGCTGGCAGGAGCCCTGTGCTTCGGCCTGAGCGACGCGCTGCTCGCCTTCCGGCTCTTCGTGTCCCCCATCGAGGGCATGAACTATGTCAGCATCCTGCTCTACTGGGTTGGACAGCTCGGCATCGCCTTCTCGGCGGTCCCCGCGCAGCCCCAAACACGCACCTACCGGAGTTCCACGCCATGAAGCCAGCTCGCTCACTCCTGGACCGCCGGGTCCTGCTCCTCTGCTGTCTGCTGTTCGCGAATCGCGCAACTGCTCAAGCTGGCAGCGAGGCTTCGGCATCGAGCGAGCTCTTCAAGGAGCTGGCCGCTCTGGATGGTGTCGTGTTCGAGGCCTACAACGCGTGCGACCTGGAGAAGTACAAGAGCTACCTGGCCGACGACGTGGAGTTCTATCACGACAAGGGCGGACTGGTCCGCACCCCCAGGAACGTGATGAAGCTGATGGCGGACGGACTGTGCGCGGATGCCACCACCCGCTACAGGAGAGAGCTCGTCCCCGGA
The sequence above is drawn from the Archangium gephyra genome and encodes:
- a CDS encoding lysoplasmalogenase, producing MRFIAPWNLGLAVLGGMGVAAFLAGIHLDLSWLRLSSKAVPVLCLAVWLWPPRERYAWWIAAGLVLSLVGDMVLEADEQLFLPALGAFLLAHVAYAAAYLTLSRTPRWSLGALFLLAGAGIWLFLRPHLGTLAPPVGVYVAVICTMMWRAAALMGAEGLARREQWAALAGALCFGLSDALLAFRLFVSPIEGMNYVSILLYWVGQLGIAFSAVPAQPQTRTYRSSTP
- a CDS encoding nuclear transport factor 2 family protein is translated as MKPARSLLDRRVLLLCCLLFANRATAQAGSEASASSELFKELAALDGVVFEAYNACDLEKYKSYLADDVEFYHDKGGLVRTPRNVMKLMADGLCADATTRYRRELVPGSLKVYPLNNYRGTARAGAALPYLYGAVQTGTHLMHLTEKGQKEKPVATAQFTVFWQYKNGKWKMSRILSYDHQDVK